A genomic stretch from Xiphophorus maculatus strain JP 163 A chromosome 14, X_maculatus-5.0-male, whole genome shotgun sequence includes:
- the LOC111611064 gene encoding uncharacterized protein LOC111611064, with product MKRPIQAVKIHNGSIVNNIDLEFATASAPNNTQIVDVLVKAVSNITVFVIDKGSIVVDVTYPENANDFKASSQDETSITLQWNKINNNISFVLQFNGTETSISAPNGYGPVNHTVSSLSPGTKYTFTLFSVFNNIRSSGVQLAAATAPKNADGFRASNQSETSITLQWNKINNNISFVLQFNGTETSISAPDGYGPVNHTVSSLNPGTNYTFTLFSVFNNIRSSGVQLTAATAPKNADGFRASNQSETSITLQWNKINNNISFVLQFNGTETSISAPDGYGPVNHTVSSLNPGTNYTFTLFSVFNNIRSSGVQLTAANAPKNADGFRASNQSETSITLQWNKINNNISFVLQFNGTETSISAPDGYGPVNHTVSSLSPGTKYTFTLFSVFNNIRSSGVQLTAATAPKNADGFRASNQSETSITLQWNKINNNISFVLQFNGTETSISAPDGYGPVNHTVSSLSPGTNYTFTLFSVFNNIRSSGVQLAAATAPKNADGFRASNQSETSITLQWNKINNNISFVLQFNGTETSISAPDGYGPVNHTVSSLNPGTNYTFTLFSVFNNIRSSGVQLTAATAPKNADGFRASNQSETSITLQWNKINNNISFVLQFNGTETSISAPDGYGPVNHTVSSLSPGTKYTFTLFSVFNNIRSSGVQLTAATAPKNADGFRASNQSETSITLQWNKINNNISFVLQFNGTETSISAPDGYGPVNHTVSSLSPGTNYTFTLFSVFNNIRSSGVQLAAATAPKNADGFGASSQDETSIILQWNKINNNISFVLQFNGTETSISAPNGYGPVNHTVSSLSPGTKYTFTLFSVFNNIRSSGVQLTAATAPENADGFRASSQDETSITLQWNKINNNISFVLQFNGTETSISAPDGYGPVNHTVSSLSPGTKYTFTLFSVFNNIRSSGVQLTAATAPKNADGFRASNQSETSITLQWNKINNNISFVLQFNGTETSISAPDGYGPVNHTVSSLSPRTNYTFTLFSVFDNIRSRGVQLTAATAPKNANGFRASSQDETSITLQWNKINNNISFVLQFNGTETFISAPDGDGPVNHIVSSLSPGTKYTFTLFSVFNNIRSSGVSITAATIQIRLAGAGLPRCSGRVEVYQNSTWGTVCDDNWDLNNANVVCRELGCGTAVTATIGSIFGQGTGQIWLNDVSCSGNEASLTQCQHGGFGTRDCGHCEDAGVVCSDQIRLAGDGFSRCSGRVEVYHNRIWGTVCDDDWDLSDANVVCRELDCGTAVNATIGAFFGQGTGQIWFNDVSCSGYETSLTQCQHRRFGRHNCGHSKDAGVICSELENADGFKASSQDETSITLQWNKINNNISFVLQFNCTETSISAPDGDGPVNHTVSSLSPGTKYTFTLFSVFENIRSGGVQLTAATAPENANGFRASSQDETSITLQWNKINNNISFVLQFKGTETSISAPDGDGPVNHIVTSLSPGTNYTFTLFSVFNNIRSSGVQLTAATAPENAKGFRASSQDETSITLQWNKINNNISFVLQFNGTETFISAPNGDGPVNHIVSSLSPGTKYTFTLFSVFNNIRSSGVQLAAATGSRATCGQSSRVCKCTLVSDSCKQTSRSSLLKQQDFTRVASFTSVDDPLTRDLLNSSVTFSNMSSLIKTQLEPFFQKKFSSVFLSMEVSTISKSSLVHTMNLKFRGMSVPDDNEIRDVLMEAASSVVDFSIETKSISILGKT from the exons ATGAAGAGGCCAATTCAGGCTGTGAAGATCCA CAATGGGTCAATTGTCAACAACATTGATCTTGAATTTGCAACAGCATCCGCTCCTAATAACACCCAAATTGTGGACGTTTTGGTCAAAGCAGTTTCAAACATCACAGTTTTTGTTATTGACAAAGGTTCGATTGTCGTGGATGTCACAT ATCCTGAAAATGCAAACGACTTCAAAGCATCCAGTCAAGATGAGACCAGCATCACTCTgcagtggaataaaataaacaacaatatcagCTTTGTTCTCCAGTTTAATGGCACAGAGACATCCATCAGTGCACCAAATGGATATGGACCAGTAAACCACACAGTGTCATCTCTCAGTCCTGGAACCAAATACACATTCactctcttctctgtgtttaacAATATTAGGAGCAGTGGAGTACAGCTTGCAGCTGCCACTG CTCCTAAAAATGCAGACGGCTTCAGAGCATCCAATCAAAGTGAGACCAGCATCACTCTgcaatggaataaaataaacaacaatatcagCTTTGTTCTCCAGTTTAATGGCACAGAGACATCCATCAGTGCACCAGATGGATATGGACCAGTAAACCACACAGTGTCATCTCTCAATCCTGGAACCAATTACACATTCactctcttctctgtgtttaacAATATCAGGAGCAGTGGAGTACAGCTTACAGCTGCCACTG CTCCTAAAAATGCAGACGGCTTCAGAGCATCCAATCAAAGTGAGACCAGCATCACTCTgcaatggaataaaataaacaacaatatcagCTTTGTTCTCCAGTTTAATGGCACAGAGACATCCATCAGTGCACCAGATGGATATGGACCAGTAAACCACACAGTGTCATCTCTCAATCCTGGAACCAATTACACATTCactctcttctctgtgtttaacAATATCAGGAGCAGTGGAGTACAGCTTACAGCTGCCAATG CTCCTAAAAATGCAGACGGCTTCAGAGCATCCAATCAAAGTGAGACCAGCATCACTCTgcaatggaataaaataaacaacaatatcagCTTTGTTCTCCAGTTTAATGGCACAGAGACATCCATCAGTGCACCAGACGGATATGGACCAGTAAACCACACAGTGTCATCTCTCAGTCCTGGAACCAAATACACATTCactctcttctctgtgtttaacAATATCAGGAGCAGTGGAGTACAGCTTACAGCTGCCACTG CTCCTAAAAATGCAGACGGTTTCAGAGCATCCAATCAAAGTGAGACCAGCATCACTCTgcaatggaataaaataaacaacaatatcagCTTTGTTCTCCAGTTTAATGGCACAGAGACATCCATCAGTGCACCAGACGGATATGGACCAGTAAACCACACAGTGTCATCTCTCAGTCCTGGAACCAATTACACATTCactctcttctctgtgtttaacAATATCAGGAGCAGTGGAGTACAGCTTGCAGCTGCCACTG CTCCTAAAAATGCAGACGGCTTCAGAGCATCCAATCAAAGTGAGACCAGCATCACTCTgcaatggaataaaataaacaacaatatcagCTTTGTTCTCCAGTTTAATGGCACAGAGACATCCATCAGTGCACCAGATGGATATGGACCAGTAAACCACACAGTGTCATCTCTCAATCCTGGAACCAATTACACATTCactctcttctctgtgtttaacAATATCAGGAGCAGTGGAGTACAGCTTACAGCTGCCACTG CTCCTAAAAATGCAGACGGCTTCAGAGCATCCAATCAAAGTGAGACCAGCATCACTCTgcaatggaataaaataaacaacaatatcagCTTTGTTCTCCAGTTTAATGGCACAGAGACATCCATCAGTGCACCAGACGGATATGGACCAGTAAACCACACAGTGTCATCTCTCAGTCCTGGAACCAAATACACATTCactctcttctctgtgtttaacAATATCAGGAGCAGTGGAGTACAGCTTACAGCTGCCACTG CTCCTAAAAATGCAGACGGTTTCAGAGCATCCAATCAAAGTGAGACCAGCATCACTCTgcaatggaataaaataaacaacaatatcagCTTTGTTCTCCAGTTTAATGGCACAGAGACATCCATCAGTGCACCAGACGGATATGGACCAGTAAACCACACAGTGTCATCTCTCAGTCCTGGAACCAATTACACATTCactctcttctctgtgtttaacAATATCAGGAGCAGTGGAGTACAGCTTGCAGCTGCCACTG CTCCTAAAAATGCAGACGGCTTTGGAGCATCCAGTCAAGATGAGACCAGCATCATTCTgcaatggaataaaataaacaacaatatcagCTTTGTTCTCCAGTTTAATGGCACAGAGACATCCATCAGTGCACCAAATGGATATGGACCAGTAAACCACACAGTGTCATCTCTCAGTCCTGGAACCAAATACACATTCactctcttctctgtgtttaacAATATCAGGAGCAGTGGAGTACAGCTTACAGCTGCCACTG CTCCTGAAAATGCAGACGGCTTCAGAGCATCCAGTCAAGATGAGACCAGCATCACTCTgcagtggaataaaataaacaacaatatcagCTTTGTTCTCCAGTTTAATGGCACAGAGACATCCATCAGTGCACCAGACGGATATGGACCAGTAAACCACACAGTGTCATCTCTCAGTCCTGGAACCAAATACACATTCactctcttctctgtgtttaacAATATCAGGAGCAGTGGAGTACAGCTTACAGCTGCCACTG CTCCTAAAAATGCAGACGGCTTCAGAGCATCCAATCAAAGTGAGACCAGCATCACTCTgcaatggaataaaataaacaacaatatcagCTTTGTTCTCCAGTTTAATGGCACAGAGACATCCATCAGTGCACCAGACGGATATGGACCAGTAAACCACACAGTGTCATCTCTCAGTCCTAGAACCAATTACACATTCactctcttctctgtgtttgacAACATAAGAAGTAGAGGAGTACAGCTTACAGCTGCCACTG CTCCTAAAAATGCAAACGGCTTCAGAGCATCCAGTCAAGATGAGACCAGCATCACTCTgcagtggaataaaataaacaacaatatcagCTTTGTTCTCCAGTTTAATGGCACAGAGACATTCATCAGTGCACCAGATGGAGATGGACCAGTGAACCACATAGTGTCATCTCTCAGTCCTGGAACCAAATACACATTCactctcttctctgtgtttaacAATATCAGGAGCAGTGGAGTCAGCATTACAGCAGCTACAA TTCAGATCAGGTTAGCTGGTGCTGGATTACCACGATGTTCTGGAAGAGTTGAAGTCTACCAAAACAGTACTTGGGGAACGGTCTGTGATGATAATTGGGACTTAAACAATGCCAATGTGGTCTGTAGAGAGCTGGGCTGTGGAACAGCAGTGACTGCTACAATTGGATCCATCTTTGGTCAAGGAACAGGACAGATCTGGCTTAATGATGTTTCATGTTCTGGCAATGAAGCTTCACTTACACAGTGTCAGCACGGAGGATTTGGGACACGCGACTGTGGACACTGTGAGGATGCTGGTGTCGTCTGTTCAG atCAGATCAGGTTAGCTGGTGATGGATTTTCTCGATGTTCTGGAAGAGTTGAAGTCTACCACAACAGAATCTGGGGAACGGTCTGTGATGATGATTGGGACTTGAGCGATGCCAATGTGGTCTGTAGAGAGTTGGACTGTGGAACAGCAGTGAATGCTACAATTGGAGCTTTCTTTGGTCAAGGAACAGGACAGATCTGGTTTAATGATGTGTCATGTTCTGGCTATGAAACTTCACTTACACAGTGTCAGCACAGAAGATTTGGGAGACACAACTGTGGACACAGTAAGGATGCTGGTGTCATCTGTTCAG AGCTTGAAAATGCGGACGGCTTCAAAGCATCCAGTCAAGATGAGACCAGCATCACTCTgcaatggaataaaataaacaacaatatcagCTTTGTTCTCCAGTTTAATTGCACAGAGACATCCATCAGTGCACCAGATGGAGATGGACCAGTAAACCACACAGTGTCATCTCTCAGTCCTGGAACCAAATACACATTCactctcttctctgtgtttgagAACATAAGAAGTGGAGGAGTACAGCTTACAGCTGCCACTG ctCCTGAAAATGCAAACGGCTTCAGAGCATCCAGTCAAGATGAGACCAGCATCACTCTgcaatggaataaaataaacaacaatatcagCTTTGTTCTCCAGTTTAAAGGCACAGAGACATCTATCAGTGCACCAGATGGAGATGGACCAGTGAACCACATAGTGACATCTCTCAGTCCTGGAACCAATTACACATTCactctcttctctgtgtttaacAATATCAGGAGCAGTGGAGTACAGCTTACAGCTGCCACTG CTCCTGAAAATGCCAAAGGCTTCAGAGCATCCAGTCAAGATGAGACCAGCATCACTCTgcaatggaataaaataaacaacaatatcagCTTTGTTCTCCAGTTTAATGGCACAGAGACATTCATCAGTGCACCAAATGGAGATGGACCAGTAAACCACATAGTGTCATCTCTCAGTCCTGGAACCAAATACACATTCactctcttctctgtgtttaacAATATCAGGAGCAGTGGAGTACAGCTTGCAGCTGCCACTG GCTCCAGAGCTACATGTGGTCAATCATCCAGGGTTTGCAAATGTACACTGGTGTCTGAttcatgtaaacaaacatcGAGATCTTCTCTACTCAAACAGCAAGACTTTACAAGAGTTGCATCTTTCACATCTGTTGACGACCCTTTAACAAGGGACTTACTGAACTCAT